A portion of the Nodosilinea sp. E11 genome contains these proteins:
- a CDS encoding ribbon-helix-helix domain-containing protein, with protein sequence MSKRVGLTMPDTIHEKLERWAKAEGRPVANLCNFLIEKAVREAEEAGSIPAAATVEDGK encoded by the coding sequence ATGAGCAAGCGCGTCGGGCTGACGATGCCAGACACGATTCATGAAAAACTGGAGCGATGGGCTAAGGCTGAAGGGCGACCCGTTGCTAATCTGTGTAACTTCCTGATAGAGAAAGCAGTTAGAGAGGCCGAAGAGGCTGGGTCTATTCCTGCGGCTGCAACAGTAGAAGATGGCAAATGA